One genomic segment of Mytilus trossulus isolate FHL-02 chromosome 4, PNRI_Mtr1.1.1.hap1, whole genome shotgun sequence includes these proteins:
- the LOC134714253 gene encoding uncharacterized protein LOC134714253, with the protein MAINERLVAEIKGNGLPPVAPRVRTYVDNQMNRRLRRVGMPYGYVAPRLEAPRCSRRLLGLEPEPVPVPVASPELPRNDQPEHFDAVVPRARLFSVMVPEAAIQIADDEDDMVEEELSVLESTLEEEEVIELSVLCGIDTTVEDPADWFLEETVSCLPTEEETVVFEEVVDEDATTNHAEETPVTPVTPYVVIGNDVGVPLDGEVIPAPVVEVAPVPEAAGRFAGWRQVASRVLGCLVPSYQTVLKLSSFLVNFW; encoded by the coding sequence tgTGAGGACCTACGTGGACAACCAGATGAACAGGCGTCTCCGACGAGTTGGTATGCCATACGGCTATGTGGCTCCACGACTAGAGGCACCACGATGCTCCCGTCGTCTTTTAGGGTTGGAGCCAGAACCAGTCCCTGTCCCAGTTGCCTCTCCTGAGCTGCCAAGAAATGATCAACCTGAACATTTCGATGCAGTTGTACCTCGGGCACGATTATTCTCTGTCATGGTTCCTGAAGCAGCTATTCAAATTGCTGATGACGAGGATGATATGGTCGAGGAGGAGCTCTCGGTTCTGGAGTCAACTCTGGAGGAGGAAGAGGTCATCGAGCTGTCTGTGCTGTGTGGTATAGACACAACGGTGGAGGACCCAGCCGACTGGTTCCTTGAGGAGACTGTGTCTTGCCTGCCAACAGAGGAGGAGACTGTTGTGTTCGAGGAGGTAGTGGACGAGGATGCAACAACCAACCATGCTGAAGAGACTCCAGTCACTCCAGTCACACCGTATGTTGTTATAGGTAATGATGTAGGTGTTCCTTTGGACGGGGAGGTGATCCCTGCTCCAGTGGTTGAGGTTGCTCCTGTCCCTGAGGCAGCTGGGAGGTTTGCTGGGTGGAGACAGGTGGCTAGTAGAGTGCTAGGCTGCCTTGTTCCTTCATACCAAACTGTCTTGAAGCTGTCTAgttttttggttaatttttggtaa